One window of the Tetragenococcus koreensis genome contains the following:
- a CDS encoding PTS sugar transporter subunit IIB, whose amino-acid sequence MILLTRVDHRLLHGQVAFSWTQNLGADCILIANDDVPQNDVRKTTIKLAKPQGVKLVIKNIEDSIAALKSGVTDKYKLFIVVESVEDAYKLTQGYPKLKSLNLGGLKAKKGTRKISKAVHLLPKEERLLEEMIQNNIEVEIRQVPGDKKVNLKNVL is encoded by the coding sequence ATGATTTTATTAACTCGTGTAGATCATAGATTACTTCATGGGCAGGTGGCCTTTTCCTGGACGCAAAATTTAGGTGCGGATTGTATTTTAATCGCTAATGATGATGTGCCCCAAAATGACGTGCGTAAGACCACTATCAAATTGGCGAAACCACAAGGAGTAAAATTAGTTATCAAAAATATTGAAGACTCAATTGCTGCTTTAAAAAGTGGTGTAACAGATAAATATAAATTATTTATTGTTGTGGAATCGGTGGAGGATGCTTATAAATTAACTCAAGGTTATCCTAAGTTAAAATCACTTAATCTGGGAGGATTAAAGGCCAAAAAAGGCACCAGGAAAATTAGCAAAGCGGTTCATTTGCTACCAAAAGAGGAAAGGCTATTGGAAGAAATGATTCAAAATAATATTGAGGTTGAAATTAGGCAAGTGCCTGGAGATAAAAAAGTGAATTTAAAAAATGTACTTTGA